A window from Pseudooceanicola algae encodes these proteins:
- a CDS encoding AGE family epimerase/isomerase, producing the protein MTAPTRWTDLAPHQAWLRNQADRLLSLFEATAIDPHGGFFTLDSQGRPNEDDGFRQLHDTTRMIHCFALAELMGRPGAHVIVGHGLDFLRNFHADDKLGGYAWNARNDGAMAGNKTAYGHAFTLLAASTARLAGHDTDDLLKDVTEVIDTRFWEESAGAVTEEFALDWAPYPEYRGQNCNMHMTEALMAAYEATGDVTYLKKAERIAGLLINIHARAHDWRVVEHFDANWRPDTEYDGDPMFRPAGVTPGHGLEWVRLLVQLYRTSGGSQDWMIEAARGLFARAIADGWDSTGGGLVYTTDFAGKPLVRDRYWWPVCEGIGAAHALRGLDPQAEDWYRRFWDFAATRLIDHENGGWFPQLDDKGCPSQDPFFGKPDLYHALQACLVPLWPVENSVAGNLLRGQ; encoded by the coding sequence ATGACCGCCCCCACCCGATGGACCGACCTTGCCCCGCACCAGGCCTGGTTGCGCAATCAGGCCGACCGCCTTCTGAGCCTGTTCGAAGCCACCGCAATCGACCCCCACGGCGGGTTCTTTACGCTCGACAGCCAGGGCCGGCCAAACGAGGACGACGGGTTCCGCCAGCTTCACGATACCACGCGGATGATCCACTGTTTTGCCCTGGCCGAGCTGATGGGCCGCCCCGGCGCCCATGTGATCGTCGGGCACGGGCTTGATTTCCTGCGCAATTTCCACGCCGACGACAAGCTGGGCGGCTATGCCTGGAACGCGCGGAACGACGGTGCCATGGCAGGCAACAAGACGGCCTATGGCCATGCCTTCACGCTGCTGGCGGCCTCGACCGCGCGGCTGGCCGGGCATGACACCGACGACCTGCTGAAGGACGTGACCGAGGTCATCGACACCCGGTTCTGGGAAGAAAGCGCTGGCGCGGTGACCGAGGAATTCGCGCTCGATTGGGCGCCCTACCCTGAGTATCGCGGCCAGAACTGCAACATGCACATGACCGAAGCCCTGATGGCGGCCTACGAGGCCACGGGCGATGTCACCTACCTCAAGAAGGCCGAGCGGATCGCGGGGCTGCTGATCAATATCCATGCCCGCGCCCATGACTGGCGGGTGGTCGAGCATTTCGATGCCAACTGGCGCCCGGATACCGAATATGACGGGGATCCGATGTTCCGTCCCGCCGGGGTCACGCCGGGGCATGGGCTGGAATGGGTGCGCCTGCTGGTTCAGCTGTATCGTACCAGTGGCGGGTCCCAGGACTGGATGATCGAAGCGGCGCGGGGCCTGTTTGCCCGCGCGATTGCCGATGGCTGGGACAGCACCGGCGGCGGGCTGGTCTATACGACCGATTTCGCCGGGAAACCGCTGGTCCGGGACCGCTACTGGTGGCCGGTCTGCGAAGGCATCGGCGCGGCCCATGCGCTGCGCGGCCTCGATCCGCAGGCCGAAGACTGGTACCGCCGGTTCTGGGATTTTGCCGCCACGCGGCTGATCGACCATGAGAACGGTGGTTGGTTCCCGCAACTGGATGACAAGGGATGCCCATCGCAGGATCCCTTCTTCGGCAAGCCCGACCTCTACCATGCGCTTCAGGCCTGCCTGGTGCCGCTCTGGCCGGTGGAAAATTCCGTCGCCGGGAACCTGTTGCGCGGTCAGTGA
- a CDS encoding ABC transporter permease yields MIRNALRGEGISLAALCLFALLLFVMPLGLLFRLGLAPDGVPSLAPLAGALESDAVRRALWRSLVSASLSGAGALVIGTALALAIGLTDLRRKGAQVFVLLLPMMIPPHVTAIAWIQALGPASPILLALGIAPEPGSTHPLYSGAGVILLLTLQHAPLVFLVVLSALRGLPRELTEAARLAGARPNRLLARILLPLLAPALLAGFTLAFISALGNFGIPALLGIPARYTTLPVLIWRRLASFGPGVLGDVAMISMLLALVAVVAIWLQGRLQRRLRSGLIGLAQAPMLIRLGAWRGPVAGALVVYMLMTLALPLAALISTALVPTYGVRLTFDTATLANFGEVLLRQSVTLRAFANSAMAAGLAGLLLAGLSVLLAHQAGRRGRGPRRTAGGIFVLAEIAYAIPGLVISIAFILAFIRPIPFTGLSLYNTLAIICLAYLTAFFSVALKPVAAAYGQLDPGIEDAARVSGARFGRRLWRIILPLLAPAAGSGAILVFLTAYNEVTVSALLWSTGNETIGTVIFNYEDGGYTVLAAAMASVTVAVTVLLMLLLDWLGRRLPPGVVPWRL; encoded by the coding sequence ATGATCCGCAATGCCCTGCGCGGCGAGGGAATATCCCTCGCCGCGCTTTGCCTTTTCGCGCTCCTGCTGTTCGTCATGCCGCTGGGGTTGTTGTTCCGACTCGGGCTGGCCCCGGACGGGGTGCCCAGCCTTGCGCCGCTGGCCGGGGCGCTGGAATCCGATGCAGTGCGCAGGGCGCTGTGGCGGTCACTGGTCAGCGCCAGCCTTTCGGGGGCCGGGGCACTGGTGATCGGCACGGCGCTGGCGCTGGCCATCGGGTTGACGGATCTGCGGCGCAAGGGCGCACAGGTCTTCGTGTTGCTGCTGCCGATGATGATCCCGCCGCATGTGACGGCCATCGCCTGGATCCAGGCGCTTGGGCCCGCCTCGCCGATCCTGCTGGCGCTCGGCATCGCGCCCGAGCCGGGATCGACCCATCCGCTGTATTCCGGGGCGGGGGTGATCCTGCTGCTGACCCTGCAACATGCGCCGCTGGTCTTTCTGGTGGTGCTCTCGGCCCTGCGTGGCCTGCCGCGCGAACTGACCGAAGCCGCCCGCCTTGCCGGTGCGCGGCCCAACCGGTTGCTGGCGCGCATCCTCTTGCCGTTGCTGGCGCCGGCGCTGCTGGCGGGGTTCACGCTGGCCTTCATCTCGGCGCTCGGGAATTTCGGCATTCCGGCGCTGCTGGGGATACCGGCGCGCTATACCACGCTGCCCGTGCTGATCTGGCGACGGCTGGCAAGCTTCGGGCCGGGCGTGCTGGGCGATGTGGCGATGATCTCGATGCTGCTGGCGCTGGTGGCGGTGGTGGCGATCTGGCTGCAGGGGCGGCTGCAACGGCGCCTGCGCTCGGGGTTGATCGGGCTGGCCCAGGCGCCGATGCTGATCCGGCTCGGGGCCTGGCGCGGACCGGTGGCCGGGGCGCTGGTGGTCTACATGCTGATGACGCTGGCGCTGCCGCTTGCCGCCCTGATCTCGACCGCGCTGGTGCCGACCTATGGTGTGCGCCTGACATTCGATACCGCGACCCTGGCGAATTTCGGCGAAGTGCTGCTGCGTCAGTCGGTGACCCTGCGGGCCTTTGCCAATTCGGCCATGGCAGCGGGGCTGGCGGGGCTGTTGTTGGCCGGGCTGTCGGTGCTGCTGGCGCATCAGGCGGGGCGTCGCGGGCGGGGGCCACGCCGCACGGCCGGTGGGATCTTCGTGCTGGCCGAAATCGCCTATGCGATCCCCGGGCTGGTGATCTCCATCGCCTTCATCCTGGCCTTCATCCGCCCGATCCCCTTCACCGGTCTGTCGCTGTACAATACGCTGGCGATCATCTGCCTTGCCTACCTGACCGCCTTCTTCTCGGTCGCGCTCAAGCCCGTGGCGGCGGCCTATGGCCAGCTTGATCCGGGGATCGAGGACGCCGCCCGCGTGTCGGGCGCGCGCTTCGGGCGCCGACTGTGGCGGATCATCCTGCCGCTGCTTGCCCCGGCGGCCGGGTCCGGGGCAATCCTTGTCTTCCTGACCGCCTATAACGAGGTGACGGTCTCGGCGTTGCTCTGGTCGACGGGGAACGAGACCATCGGCACCGTGATCTTCAACTACGAAGACGGCGGATATACGGTGCTGGCCGCAGCCATGGCCAGCGTGACCGTGGCGGTGACGGTCCTGCTGATGCTGTTGCTGGATTGGCTGGGGCGGCGCCTGCCGCCGGGCGTGGTGCCCTGGCGGCTTTAG
- a CDS encoding pyruvate carboxylase, producing the protein MADFQKILIANRGEIAIRIMRAANEMGKKTVAVYAEEDKLSLHRFKSDEAYRIGEGLGPVAAYLSIPEIIRVAKMSGADAIHPGYGLLSENPEFVDACDAAGITFIGPKAATMRALGDKASARRVAVEAGVPVIPATEVLGDDFDAIKAEAEAVGYPLMLKASWGGGGRGMRPINGPEELKEKVLEGRREAEAAFGNGEGYLEKMIIRARHVEVQILGDKQGTIYHLYERDCSVQRRNQKVVERAPAPYLSEAQREEICELGRKICAHVNYECAGTVEFLMDMDSGKFYFIEVNPRVQVEHTVTEEVTGIDIVQAQILIAEGKSLAAATGKASQYDVRLTGHALQTRITTEDPQNNFIPDYGRITAYRTATGMGIRLDGGTAYSGGVITRYYDSLLVKVTAKAQTPEKAIARMDRALREFRIRGVSTNIAFVQNLLKHPTFLSNQYTTKFIDTTPELFEFKVTQDRGTKVLTYIADITVNGHPETKGRAALPEGFKTPRPPAQMSDAIPAGTRSLLDTKGPKAVADWMLAQKQLLITDTTMRDGHQSLLATRMRSIDMIRAAPVYASNLPQLFSLECWGGATFDVAFRFLQEDPWQRLRDIRAACPNIMTQMLLRGSNGVGYTNYPDNAVESFVKQAAETGMDVFRVFDSLNWVENMRVAMDAVVETGKICEGTVCYTGDILNPDRAKYDLKYYVGMAKELEAAGAHVLGLKDMAGLLKPAAARVLIKALKDEIGIPIHFHTHDTSGIAGATILAAAEMGVDAADCAMDALSGNTSQPTMGSIVEALAHTDRDTGLDIEQIRLMSDYWEAVRGQYIAFESGMQAPASEVYLHEMPGGQFTNLKAQARSMGLEERWHEVAHTYAQVNQMFGDIVKVTPSSKVVGDMALMMVSQDISRAEVEDPKRDISFPDSVIDMMRGNLGQPPGGFPAPLVKKILKGDKPNLDRPGKHLPPIDLEATRKEVSDKLEGREIDDEDLNSYIMYPKVFTDYAVRHEMYGPVRTLPTKTFFYGMDPGEQISAEIDPGKTLEIRLQAVGETHEDGEVRVFFELNGQPRVVRVPDRSITGASAARPKADPTNNAHLAAPMPGVVASIGVTAGQAVKEGDLLLTIEAMKMETGLHADRSGVIKAVHVTPGGQIDAKDLLIEYED; encoded by the coding sequence ATGGCTGATTTTCAAAAGATCCTCATCGCGAACCGGGGCGAAATCGCCATCCGGATCATGCGTGCCGCGAACGAGATGGGCAAGAAGACCGTCGCGGTCTATGCCGAAGAGGACAAGCTGAGCCTGCATCGCTTCAAGTCCGACGAAGCCTACCGGATCGGCGAGGGCCTCGGTCCCGTGGCCGCCTATCTGTCGATCCCCGAAATCATCCGTGTCGCCAAGATGTCCGGGGCGGATGCCATTCACCCGGGCTATGGCCTGCTGTCGGAAAACCCCGAATTCGTCGATGCCTGCGACGCGGCCGGAATCACCTTTATCGGGCCGAAAGCCGCCACCATGCGCGCCCTTGGCGACAAGGCCAGCGCGCGGCGTGTCGCGGTCGAAGCCGGCGTGCCGGTGATCCCCGCGACCGAGGTGCTGGGCGATGACTTCGACGCCATCAAGGCCGAAGCCGAGGCGGTCGGCTATCCCCTGATGCTGAAGGCCAGCTGGGGCGGCGGCGGACGCGGCATGCGCCCGATCAACGGCCCCGAGGAACTGAAGGAAAAGGTGCTTGAGGGTCGCCGCGAGGCCGAGGCCGCCTTCGGCAATGGCGAAGGCTACCTTGAAAAGATGATCATCCGCGCCCGCCATGTCGAGGTCCAGATCCTGGGCGACAAGCAGGGCACGATCTATCACCTTTACGAACGCGATTGTTCCGTCCAGCGCCGCAACCAGAAGGTCGTTGAACGCGCCCCTGCCCCCTACCTGTCCGAGGCGCAGCGCGAAGAGATCTGCGAATTGGGGCGCAAGATCTGTGCCCATGTGAACTACGAATGCGCCGGCACGGTCGAGTTCCTGATGGATATGGACAGCGGCAAGTTCTACTTCATCGAGGTCAACCCCCGCGTGCAGGTCGAACATACCGTCACCGAGGAAGTGACCGGCATCGACATCGTGCAGGCCCAGATCCTGATTGCCGAGGGCAAGAGCCTGGCCGCCGCCACCGGCAAGGCCAGCCAGTACGACGTGCGCCTGACCGGCCACGCCTTGCAGACCCGGATCACCACCGAGGACCCGCAGAACAACTTCATCCCCGACTACGGCCGCATCACCGCCTATCGCACCGCGACCGGCATGGGCATTCGCCTGGACGGAGGCACCGCCTATTCCGGTGGCGTCATCACACGCTATTACGATTCGCTGCTGGTGAAGGTCACCGCCAAGGCCCAGACGCCCGAAAAGGCCATCGCCCGGATGGATCGCGCGCTGCGGGAATTCCGCATCCGGGGTGTCAGCACCAACATCGCCTTCGTGCAGAACCTGCTGAAGCACCCGACCTTCCTGAGCAACCAGTACACCACCAAGTTCATCGATACGACGCCCGAGCTTTTCGAGTTCAAGGTCACCCAGGACCGCGGCACCAAGGTGCTGACCTACATCGCCGACATCACCGTCAACGGTCACCCCGAAACCAAGGGGCGCGCTGCCCTGCCCGAGGGCTTCAAGACGCCGCGCCCCCCGGCACAAATGAGCGATGCGATCCCAGCTGGCACGCGGTCCCTGCTCGATACCAAGGGACCAAAGGCCGTGGCGGACTGGATGCTGGCGCAGAAGCAGCTTCTGATCACCGACACCACCATGCGCGACGGTCACCAGTCGCTGCTTGCCACGCGGATGCGCTCGATCGACATGATCCGCGCCGCGCCGGTCTATGCCAGCAACCTGCCGCAACTGTTCAGCCTTGAATGCTGGGGCGGCGCGACCTTCGACGTGGCCTTCCGGTTCCTGCAGGAAGACCCCTGGCAGCGCCTGCGCGACATCCGCGCCGCCTGCCCCAACATCATGACCCAGATGCTGCTGCGCGGCTCCAACGGTGTCGGCTATACCAATTATCCCGACAACGCCGTGGAAAGCTTTGTCAAGCAGGCCGCCGAAACCGGCATGGATGTCTTCCGCGTCTTCGACAGCCTCAACTGGGTCGAGAACATGCGCGTCGCCATGGATGCCGTGGTGGAGACCGGAAAGATCTGCGAAGGCACGGTCTGCTACACCGGCGATATCCTGAACCCCGACCGGGCCAAGTACGACCTGAAGTACTATGTCGGCATGGCCAAGGAGCTTGAGGCCGCCGGTGCCCATGTCCTTGGGCTCAAGGACATGGCCGGGCTGCTGAAACCCGCCGCCGCCCGCGTGCTGATCAAGGCACTGAAGGACGAAATCGGCATCCCGATCCACTTCCATACCCATGACACCAGCGGCATCGCGGGGGCGACGATCCTGGCGGCAGCCGAAATGGGCGTCGATGCCGCCGATTGCGCCATGGATGCGCTTTCGGGGAATACCTCGCAGCCGACCATGGGCTCCATCGTCGAGGCGCTGGCCCATACGGACCGCGACACCGGCCTAGACATCGAACAGATCCGCTTGATGAGCGATTACTGGGAAGCCGTGCGCGGGCAGTACATCGCCTTTGAAAGTGGCATGCAGGCCCCCGCCTCCGAGGTCTATCTGCACGAAATGCCCGGTGGTCAGTTCACCAACCTCAAGGCCCAGGCGCGCTCCATGGGGCTTGAGGAACGCTGGCACGAGGTCGCGCATACCTATGCCCAGGTGAACCAGATGTTCGGTGACATCGTGAAGGTCACGCCATCGTCCAAGGTGGTGGGCGACATGGCCCTGATGATGGTCAGCCAGGACATTTCGCGCGCCGAGGTCGAAGATCCCAAGCGGGATATCTCCTTCCCCGACTCGGTGATCGACATGATGCGTGGCAACCTCGGCCAACCTCCCGGCGGGTTCCCGGCGCCGCTAGTGAAGAAGATCCTGAAGGGCGACAAACCCAACCTTGACCGCCCCGGCAAGCACCTGCCCCCCATTGATCTGGAAGCGACCCGGAAAGAAGTCTCGGACAAGCTGGAAGGGCGGGAGATCGATGACGAGGATCTCAATTCCTACATCATGTACCCCAAGGTCTTCACCGACTACGCCGTCCGGCACGAGATGTATGGCCCGGTGCGCACCCTGCCCACCAAGACCTTCTTCTACGGCATGGATCCCGGCGAACAGATCTCGGCCGAGATCGACCCCGGCAAGACCCTGGAGATCCGCCTGCAGGCCGTCGGGGAAACCCATGAAGATGGCGAGGTCCGGGTGTTCTTCGAACTGAATGGCCAGCCGCGTGTCGTGCGGGTGCCGGACCGGTCGATCACCGGCGCCTCCGCGGCGCGGCCCAAGGCCGATCCGACCAACAACGCCCATCTGGCAGCACCCATGCCCGGTGTCGTCGCCTCGATCGGGGTGACCGCCGGTCAGGCCGTCAAGGAAGGCGACCTGCTGCTGACCATCGAGGCGATGAAGATGGAAACCGGCCTTCATGCGGACCGCTCCGGCGTCATCAAGGCCGTGCATGTGACCCCCGGCGGGCAGATCGACGCCAAGGATCTGCTGATCGAATACGAAGACTGA
- a CDS encoding ABC transporter substrate-binding protein has translation MKTLFAFAAATLLGAVSVHAQDVSGKLVLYTSQPNEDAQKTVDAFMAAYPDVTVDWVRDGTTQVMAKLAAEFQAGAPQPDVLLIADSVTMESLKSEDRLMAYPGADTSAYESGVMDPEGYWFATKLITTGIIYNTAAPMQPTSYRDLLSEEAKGKIAMPSPLTSGAATIHMDALTSNPTLGWDFYEALADQGANPQGGNGGTYKAIAGGEKLYGFVVDFLPIREAVKGAPVRFVFPEEGVSAVSEPVAILSTAQNPDAARAFVDFLISTEGQELASDMGYLPAHPGVAAPEGFPARDQIHLMEFDPAKALKNDMANKQRFMDIFGG, from the coding sequence ATGAAGACCTTGTTCGCCTTTGCCGCCGCCACCCTTCTGGGCGCCGTTTCGGTTCACGCGCAGGATGTCAGCGGCAAGCTGGTCCTTTACACCTCGCAGCCCAACGAGGACGCGCAGAAGACCGTGGATGCCTTCATGGCCGCCTATCCCGATGTCACGGTGGACTGGGTGCGCGACGGCACGACACAGGTCATGGCCAAGCTGGCCGCTGAATTCCAGGCCGGCGCGCCGCAGCCCGACGTGCTGCTGATCGCCGACAGCGTCACCATGGAAAGCCTGAAGTCCGAAGACCGGCTGATGGCCTATCCGGGCGCGGATACCTCGGCCTATGAGAGCGGCGTGATGGACCCCGAAGGCTATTGGTTCGCCACCAAGCTGATCACCACGGGTATCATCTACAACACCGCCGCGCCGATGCAGCCGACCTCATACAGGGATCTGCTGAGCGAAGAAGCCAAGGGCAAGATTGCCATGCCTTCGCCGCTGACCTCGGGGGCCGCAACGATCCACATGGATGCGCTGACCTCCAACCCGACGCTCGGCTGGGACTTCTACGAAGCGCTGGCCGATCAGGGCGCCAACCCGCAGGGCGGCAATGGCGGCACTTACAAGGCAATTGCCGGCGGTGAAAAGCTTTATGGTTTCGTCGTCGACTTCCTGCCGATCCGCGAAGCGGTCAAGGGTGCGCCGGTGCGTTTCGTCTTCCCCGAAGAAGGCGTCTCGGCCGTGTCAGAACCCGTCGCGATCCTGTCGACCGCCCAGAACCCCGATGCAGCCCGGGCCTTTGTCGATTTCCTGATCTCGACCGAAGGTCAGGAACTGGCGTCGGACATGGGTTATCTGCCCGCACACCCCGGTGTCGCGGCGCCCGAAGGCTTTCCGGCGCGCGACCAGATCCACCTGATGGAATTCGATCCCGCGAAGGCCCTGAAGAACGACATGGCCAACAAGCAGCGGTTCATGGACATCTTCGGCGGCTGA
- a CDS encoding ABC transporter ATP-binding protein: MSVDLSETAKLFAGKPAVDGITTRIEAGEFFVVLGPSGCGKSTLLRLIAGLEPLDRGTISLGGTAVSAPGLHVPPEERDVAVVFQTYALWPHMSVRDNVAFPLECDGLGRQAARTGADQHLRTVSLTEHADRKPADLSGGQRQRVALARCLASGSGLVLMDEPLANLDPHLRNRMEEELLAFHKASGATVIYITHDQREAMALADRIAVMEAGRFVQVGAPEDIHDRPETAHVARFIGRAALLEARLDGATADLGPIRVALSGGPRKGPGQVVLRPRDLDLGSGNIPACAEQVFYRGGGWEGALRVQGLAEALPFRSDARVTDGETLQIAIKQAWALPA, encoded by the coding sequence ATGTCGGTGGATCTGAGCGAGACGGCAAAGCTATTCGCCGGCAAACCGGCGGTGGACGGCATCACCACCCGGATCGAGGCCGGCGAGTTCTTTGTGGTGCTCGGCCCCTCGGGCTGTGGCAAGTCCACGTTGCTGCGGCTGATCGCGGGGCTGGAGCCACTGGATCGCGGCACGATATCCCTTGGCGGCACAGCGGTCTCGGCACCCGGCCTGCATGTCCCGCCCGAGGAACGCGATGTGGCGGTCGTCTTTCAGACCTATGCGCTCTGGCCGCATATGAGCGTGCGGGATAACGTGGCCTTTCCGCTGGAGTGCGACGGGTTGGGGCGGCAGGCGGCACGGACAGGCGCGGACCAGCACCTTAGGACCGTCTCCCTGACCGAGCACGCGGATCGCAAGCCCGCCGACCTGTCGGGCGGCCAGCGTCAGCGCGTCGCCCTGGCCCGCTGTCTTGCCAGCGGATCGGGGCTGGTGCTGATGGACGAACCTCTGGCCAACCTTGACCCGCATCTGCGCAACCGCATGGAAGAAGAGCTTCTGGCCTTTCACAAGGCCTCGGGCGCGACGGTGATCTACATCACCCATGATCAGCGCGAAGCCATGGCGCTGGCCGACCGCATCGCGGTGATGGAGGCCGGGCGTTTCGTGCAGGTCGGCGCGCCCGAAGACATTCATGACCGCCCCGAAACCGCCCATGTGGCGCGCTTCATCGGCCGTGCCGCGCTGCTCGAGGCGCGCCTTGACGGGGCGACGGCCGATCTTGGGCCGATCCGCGTGGCCCTGTCGGGCGGGCCGCGCAAGGGTCCGGGCCAGGTGGTACTGCGCCCCCGCGATCTGGACCTCGGCAGCGGCAACATTCCGGCCTGCGCCGAACAGGTCTTTTACCGCGGGGGCGGCTGGGAAGGCGCGCTGCGTGTGCAAGGTCTGGCCGAGGCGCTGCCGTTTCGCAGCGATGCACGCGTGACAGACGGCGAGACCCTGCAGATCGCCATCAAGCAGGCCTGGGCCCTGCCCGCCTAG
- a CDS encoding thermonuclease family protein, with product MFPLTALRPAILRGALSLAALTVSALSLASVPQIARAEFSVTGAARVVDGDTLDIAGTKIRLFGIDAPESAQSCNGLPCGQQSTAFMQRITSGRQITCTGAEYDAYDRLLAHCFAGKVDLGGTMIANGHAMAFVRYSRDYLPLEDEARAAGRGLWARGTPQTPWDFRASRWNSASQVTPENCPIKGNISRSGERIYHTPYSRSYAATRISTDHGERWFCSEAEALAAGWRAPLR from the coding sequence ATGTTCCCCCTGACCGCCCTGCGGCCCGCCATTCTGCGCGGTGCCCTGTCTCTTGCCGCCCTGACCGTTTCGGCCCTGTCGCTTGCGTCGGTGCCTCAGATCGCGAGGGCCGAGTTTTCCGTCACCGGCGCGGCGCGCGTGGTGGATGGCGACACGCTGGACATCGCAGGCACCAAGATCCGCCTGTTCGGTATCGATGCCCCCGAAAGCGCGCAAAGTTGCAATGGCCTGCCCTGCGGCCAGCAGTCCACCGCCTTCATGCAGCGGATCACCTCGGGCCGGCAGATCACCTGCACGGGCGCTGAATATGATGCCTATGACCGACTTCTGGCCCATTGCTTTGCCGGCAAGGTCGATCTTGGCGGGACGATGATCGCGAATGGCCACGCCATGGCCTTCGTGCGCTATTCTCGCGACTACCTGCCGCTGGAGGACGAGGCCCGCGCCGCCGGTCGCGGCCTCTGGGCGCGTGGCACGCCGCAAACACCATGGGATTTCCGCGCCAGCCGCTGGAACAGCGCCAGCCAGGTCACGCCGGAAAACTGCCCGATCAAGGGCAATATCTCGCGAAGCGGCGAACGGATCTATCACACGCCCTATTCGCGCAGCTATGCGGCGACGCGAATCTCCACCGATCACGGTGAGCGCTGGTTCTGCTCCGAGGCAGAGGCGCTGGCCGCCGGCTGGCGCGCGCCCCTGCGTTGA
- a CDS encoding organic hydroperoxide resistance protein: MSITPLYSTRATATGGRDGTADTEDGTLSVKLVTPKELGGAGGEGTNPEQLFATGYAACFMSALKLVAGKQKVALTDDASATAEVGIGKDGAGFGLVVTLSVSLPGVDAETADALLEKAHEVCPYSNAIRGNVEVTLNRA; encoded by the coding sequence ATGTCCATCACTCCGCTTTATTCGACCCGCGCCACCGCAACCGGCGGCCGCGACGGCACCGCAGACACCGAAGACGGCACACTGTCGGTCAAGCTTGTCACCCCCAAGGAACTTGGCGGCGCAGGCGGCGAGGGCACCAACCCCGAACAACTGTTCGCCACCGGCTATGCGGCCTGCTTCATGTCGGCCCTCAAACTGGTCGCCGGCAAGCAGAAGGTCGCCTTGACAGATGACGCCAGCGCCACTGCTGAGGTCGGTATCGGCAAGGACGGCGCGGGCTTTGGCCTGGTGGTCACGCTCAGCGTTTCGTTGCCCGGCGTCGACGCGGAAACCGCCGATGCCCTGCTGGAGAAAGCGCATGAGGTCTGCCCCTATTCCAACGCCATTCGCGGCAATGTCGAAGTGACGCTGAACCGCGCGTGA
- a CDS encoding MarR family winged helix-turn-helix transcriptional regulator, whose amino-acid sequence MTELLPDPPKTPDQGDQIPAPTEALICFNLYAASHAFIRLYTPHLDRLALTYPQFLVLLLLHDRDGQQVGELGRALSMETNTLSPLLKRLGDMGLITRQRSKKDARRVAICLTDAGRTKATAVADVPGCIAREKGLSADGYRHTLEMLKALRGWIDASPQA is encoded by the coding sequence ATGACAGAATTGCTTCCCGACCCCCCGAAAACGCCGGATCAGGGTGATCAGATCCCGGCACCGACCGAAGCACTGATCTGCTTCAACCTCTATGCGGCCAGTCATGCCTTCATCCGGCTTTACACGCCGCATCTGGACCGTTTGGCGCTGACCTATCCGCAGTTCCTGGTGCTGTTGCTGCTGCATGACCGGGATGGTCAGCAGGTGGGGGAGCTGGGGCGCGCCCTTTCGATGGAAACCAACACCCTGTCACCGCTGTTGAAACGGCTGGGTGATATGGGGCTGATCACACGACAAAGGTCGAAGAAAGATGCGCGCCGGGTAGCGATCTGCCTGACAGATGCAGGGCGCACCAAGGCCACAGCCGTGGCCGATGTGCCGGGCTGCATCGCGCGCGAAAAGGGTTTGAGTGCCGATGGCTATCGCCACACGCTCGAGATGTTGAAGGCCCTGCGCGGCTGGATCGACGCTTCGCCGCAGGCCTAG